The genomic window GCAAAGGAAACCAAATGCAACAAACACCTAGAAAAGAGGGAGAAAACATCACGAGCATCGTAGTGAAGAAGCAACCCACCTCGAACATCACCAACGTCAATAGAAGGCACGAAAAGCCAACGGGCGCCGGACGCCGCCGATGGTGAACAAAGCACCAACACAGAGAAAGCTTGAAGAAGCCCTCGCAGTACGAAAAGAGAACGGTGTGAGGGGCAAGTAGGGTAGAAGAAGACCACCATCCATTATATACCAAGAACAACCCCACGCACCACAACAAACCGACATACCACAAATCGAGCACCCACCTGCCAACGCCCACCAACCCAAGACATACCGGGACGAGGGCAACGGGGCATCCCGAGCGAGTAATAAACCTGAGTAAGGGAACCGAACAACCGGGTGGCTAGGCCGCCGAGCAAGCGCCTCTCGACCATGCGAGACAGCTCGTGCGATGCGAGGCCAACACAGAGAGCTGTCTGGCATGCACGCACAGTCGGCTGGGCAACTGAACAGTTGGATGGGCAAAGAGCCCGAGCAGGCACCTCTTGAACGCCCGAGGTGACATGCACGCTGTGAGGCCAAGGCCACTGAGCCGTCCGGGACGCGCACGCATAGCCGGGCATGCCCCGGGCATGAGCCTCACACGACCAAAGCAGCCCGATAGGGTGCAAATGACGTTGTCCCTACCGAGTATGCGTGGGCATACCGGTCTGGCTCAGTGAACTACCCGGCGGGGGCCAACGATGCTGACTAGCAAAAACATCTCATAATCAAGTCATTAGAGGTACAATTATCTTCAAGCTCAATCTAAAGGACAACCAAGGGCATTTTGATCATTTCAGCATGTTTCAGCAGCCGCCGCAGCTGTAGCAGCCCAACTGTAAAACGACTGCATTTGGACTCCAACCTTAACCACAGCTTGCAAGAGCATTAGCTGGAATCTCAATCAGTGACATCCCCCAGTAGCCCACTGTAGCGTGAGAGTGGTACCCAACCTCCTCTCCTGGTACTTCCACTTTCACGAACAGCAACGGTCGGGGACCAGCTCGCTGGACCCTGCCAGGCAGACCCGGAAAGATTTGAATCCCCTCCGCTGCTCTGTCCACTCTCTCATCAAGGCTCCACACTCCTTTCTTTCTATTGGACTGGGACCCTCCTTAATCATCCACCCCATCCTTTCCTTTAGTTTGAACCAACGCTCCACCTCAGACACTGGCCACCGTCTCGACTCGTGCATCCCACCTAACGCCGCCCGCGGACTGGGAGCTGCCGCCGCGGCGGAGCAGGGGACTCGATGGGATTCGACGGACTGGTCGTCGTGTCCGACCCTTACCTGCAGCGCCGCTTCACGCAGGCGGACCTCCGCGCGCTCCAGGCACAGGTACGCGCGCGCTCTCTGCCCTTCATCTTCCTTCGCGCTGGCGGTGGTGTTTGTGACTGCGTTTTTCGATCTTGTTCGGCAGTACGCGGGGCTGCGGGACACGGCGCCCACCGGCAGGCTGCGGCTGCGGGACCTCCCCGCCGCGCTGACCGGCCTGGGGAGCCCCACCGCTATAGCCGCCGGTAAAGGGGAAGCGCTGCGCGGGGACGCCGGGAAAGAGAACAGCTCGCCGCCAGAGCCGGCGCTCACGGACGAGGAGTGGTCCTCCGTGCTCACGGCTGTCTCCCGCGCCGACGAGAAACCGCAGCTCGACGTCAACTTTGAGCTCTTCCTGCGCGTCTATGCCGAGATGCAGCTGCGGCTCAAGGGCGGGAAGAAGGCGCGCGAGCGCGACGGCGGCCAAGGCATTaagcgctcctcctcctcgtctgccGCCTTCCTCACGGCGTCCACCACCACGCTGCTGCACACCATCAGCGAATCTGAGAAGGCTTCCTACGTGGGCCACATCAATGCCTACCTCGCCGAGGATCCGTTCCTCAAGAACGCGCTGCCCGTCGATCCGGCCACCGACCAGCTCTTCCACCTCACTAAAGACGGCGTGTTGCTATGGTGTGCTCCTGATTTGTGCTTTCGATCCACtgattatattattatttttgctctgatCTGGTTCCAATCCTTTTCGGCTTTTTGGTCCAGTAAGCTCATCAACTTGGCCGTGCCGGGGACCATCGACGAGCGTGCTATCAACACCAAGAGGCTGCTTAACTTGTGGGAGAAAAACGAGAACCACACCCTCTGTCTCAACTCTGCCAAGGCCATCGGCTGCACTGTTGTCAATATCGGCACGCAGGATCTCGCAGAGGGGAGGGTAGGACTCTCCCTGTTTCTATTTTTCTTGCTTTTTTGTGACATCGTCGCATTACATGATATTCAGAGTAAAGGTGACTTTCAGTCCGTTCTTTTTACTTGGGTACTTGTTCATTCGGATGTTGTTGAGGGACACAGTGGAGTTAAGTCCATGTGATGTACACGACCGTAAAGCACCCGGTGTTGGTTCTCTCTACTTTTGTTGCTTTATACATGCGCTTACTGGTGGTTATCATTGGAACACGATGGAACAATCATTTATATATCAAAAAAGTGGCGAGGGGTAACCCATGGTTGATTTGATTGCTCCTGTGCCCTTTTGTTATGACTGACAAGATAGTATAAATTTGCGGCAAACTTACTGTGAAAGAATAAATCAAGTTCAGTCCGTGTCACACTGATAATTTGGCACACATGACATGCTTCATGTCCTCCAGTGCACCACTACATTCTACTTCAGGATACAGAAATACTTGGCATACCTCTGTGTTCTTATTTATTGCCATTGAACTTATTTATACTACGTTTCTATACCCCAGTGCATCATCTACGTTTGTTTGTTCAGATCTAAGCTCTGGTTCTAGCATGTATTTTTCATTTGTAGTTTTATCTTTTCACTCTTTTTTTACATGAAGAATTCTTGTATAATGAGCTTATCAAAGCTTTCTCTTACTGCTTGCAGCCTCATCTTATCCTAGGGCTGATATCTCAGATTATCAAGGTAACTTCATATCTATGTTACATTTGTCTATTTGTGTGGGCAACATTGTGTCTGTTTTATGTATGATACTATCTGTGATAACGTGTTGTTACAATGACTACCAGATACAACTATTGGCAGATGTAAACCTGAAGCGCACACCTCAGTTGGTCGAATTGGTTCAAGACAGCCAGGTAGTCCTAATTTCAGTTCATTATAATGCACTTTGGAGACTATTTCGTATGCGTAATATGCTAGTGAGAGTAACACACTGTCAATGGTTTCATGTAAAATTGCAGGAGATGGAGGAGCTTATGAGCCTTTCTCCTGAAAAAATACTACTAAGGTGGATGAACTTTCAGCTGAAGAAAGGAGGTTTCCAGAGAACAGTAACAAATTTTTCATCGGATATAAAAGTATGCTCATGTTAGCTGCTAGACCCCTTACACGTTTAAATATTTAACACATAAATGCAATTTCGCAAGCTGTGCTACATATGTTCCAAAAACTATACAACTGAGCTATTTAACTTCTCTTTCAACTAAGTTCTTATGGTTTTAATAATCACCATAACTTTCAAATACTTTTGCCCCTTCACCATTGATCTCGTTTTCGATTCTTGACTTGAAATTCTATCTGGTCAAGGGGAGTATACAGTAAGAATGTTAATAAATGATGAAGATCAATCCATATATCATGTTTTTTAGTTCGAACTGTGGTCCTGTATGAGGAATTAATATTTATTTACCTTGGTCACATGAAAACCCAGGACAGTGAGGCATACGCTTGCTTGTTAAATGTCCTGGCTCCAGAATGCAGTGCTAAACCATCGCCAATGTCAGTAAAAGATCTTCTTCATAGAGCAAGATTAGTTCTTGAGCATGCGGATAGGATGGGCTGCAAAAGATATCTGGCCCCGAAAGACATAGTTGCTGGTTTACAAAATCTAAATCTCGCCTTTGTGGCTCATATCTTTCAAAAAAGGTATGTATTATGGGCACCCCTTCAGCTCAGAATTTATATACTTAAGGTACAGTTTGCTGAAGAACTCACATTTCCATTGATGTTTATCACATTGGGATACCGAAGACCAATTTTTTTTCTAATAACTGCTGTTAGCATGTGATAGTTCTTCATCCTATAGATTTGCTTTTATTTAGTCCTTGCTATCTGCTACTGTTCTTGGTAACATACTATGACATTTACTTAAAAAACAACATCTTGTGCAAACTGGTAGCATTATGTTGTTAATGTTCTCTCACCTGTCCACCACTAGTTCCCAGGAAAACTCTCAACTCTGAAGTTTTCCTTTTATTGCTGAGAATGAAGGTGAAGCAATGTTTGTAGGGAACAGTCAGACATCAGAAGACAATAGAAccactttttatttttatttttctcgtTGATTGAACTATGTGTGCTCCTACAAATAAGAGATTGTTTTATTACCATTCACATGACATAATATTTTGTGCATGAGAATGAGACCCGCACAAAGATTTCGAGAGAAGAGCCCGTTTGCTTGCAGAAGTTTCCGTAGCACAGAAAAGGATTGCGAAGAATCAATATACAGTCGTCCTTGTGCAAGACAACTGAGCAAGCTGAGCATGGCAAACATTGTAACTAGATAATGTACAAATATTCCTGGCCAGTAAAACCATATGTAGTACCCCGTCGCCGCTGTAGATGTGCTATTATTATGGGCCTATTCAGCAAATACTTTCGTCAGATCTCTTAACTAGGGAGCAGCATTGGTTACCAGTACTACAGCTAGATACACATGATACAGAAGCCTAAATGAAAATCTGATGCTTGTACTTGGTAGTGCACTGTTTTGACAGTCTAAACTCTATAATTGTAGTCCTTTTATTGCAGGAATGGGTTGTCGAAACAAATGAAACAAGTTTCGTTTGTGGATGGAGTATCTGATGATGCTCAAGTTTCAAGGGAAGAGAGGTCATTTAGGCTATGGATTAACAGCCTTGGAATTTCTACATATATAAACAATGTATTCGAAGATCTTAGAAATGGGTAGGCCATACCTCTCATCGTCTATATCTAACTCTTCTGTTAAAATGAAGCTGATTCTATCTTTCATATTTCCTTGTGGGACGATAGATGGGTGCTCCTTGAGGTCATGGATAAGGTTGCTCCTGGTTCAGTTAATTGGAAGTTTGCAAACCGACCCCCAATAGAACTTCCATTCAGAAAAGTTGAAAACTGTAATCAAGTTCTGAAGATAGGAAAGGAAATAAAATTTTCCTTGGTGAATATTGCTGGTCATGATATTGTGCAAGGAAACAAGAAATTGATATTAGGTAAGTGTTTTTTTCATTCAGTTGCAAATAATAAAATGTACTTAAATTTTGCACATAACTAGGAGGTGAGCAAATGTACTTAGATGTAACATACCAATTGGGCCATTATTTATACAAATAATCATGCCTTCAGAGATTAGTAAATTTATAATAATCAACTAGATATTCATGATATGTGTTAGTTTTTGGTTGATTAACTGGTTTTGCTGAACAGAAATTTCAAAATATCAATGTACCATTGTTGTTTTGTACAATTCTTTTGCACGCACAATATTCCATTTAACTTTCCAGTTGATCATACGATGACAAGGCacacttctccccccccccccctccctccctgACAGCTTTTCTCTGGCAATTGATGCGGTACAACATACTACAACTGCTGAAGAATCTTAGATTTCATTCGAATGGGAAGGAGATCACAGATAATGACATACTATTATGGGCTAACAAAAAGGTCAAGGATTCTGGAAGACAGTCTCAAATAGGAAGTTTCAAGGTTTGTATACTTCAATGTATTTTATTAATGCACATCATGCTTTGAAAATATCGTATCATTTTACAGTCTGCCAAGTTGCTTTATGTGAGTTTCCTGCAGAATATTCTTCATTACAACGATCTCGTTGTATAATTTACAGATACAAATATGCACTCATAATATATACATATTCTAATCAGGACAGTCAATTGAATTATGTGCTTGGGATGAGTTACAGTTTGTTCTTAAAGTAGTATGAAGGCATGAACTAAATTGCCGCATGCACTTATGCTATCTTGTCTAAGTTAGGTTCCATCATAAATCCAGAATAATCTCGAGAGTGGAGTTTTGGAGTTTCTCGAAAATTTTGAAgtatttttttttttaaaaatgcaCATGAACATAGAGATGTATACTAGATTCctgtaaaatttcatgatgaaataagCTTTGGTGTGAGCTGCACAAAAAGAAAAGACTTTTATAGTGAATAGTTCATGTGGTAGAAATACATGATTTTTTTGTGTAAATCTTATCATCATGAAAATTTACAGAAATGTAGTATACATCCCTAGGTTCATGTGtagttttttcagatttttttgaaacttgaaaatacaatttttgatttttttcaaaaaaagagCTCCAACATGCATTTCCGAATAATCTCTTACTATTCACTTATGCTATATTTCTAACTTAGGTTCTATCGTAAATCCAGaataaactactactccctccgttcagtaTTATAAGATGttcggatgtatgtagacatgttattatgtgtttgttcactcatttcagtctgtatgtagtccatattgaaatatccaaaacgtcTTATAATTCGGATTGATGATAGACCATCTtataatttggaacagagggagtacatt from Triticum aestivum cultivar Chinese Spring chromosome 3B, IWGSC CS RefSeq v2.1, whole genome shotgun sequence includes these protein-coding regions:
- the LOC123069768 gene encoding fimbrin-2 yields the protein MGFDGLVVVSDPYLQRRFTQADLRALQAQYAGLRDTAPTGRLRLRDLPAALTGLGSPTAIAAGKGEALRGDAGKENSSPPEPALTDEEWSSVLTAVSRADEKPQLDVNFELFLRVYAEMQLRLKGGKKARERDGGQGIKRSSSSSAAFLTASTTTLLHTISESEKASYVGHINAYLAEDPFLKNALPVDPATDQLFHLTKDGVLLCKLINLAVPGTIDERAINTKRLLNLWEKNENHTLCLNSAKAIGCTVVNIGTQDLAEGRPHLILGLISQIIKIQLLADVNLKRTPQLVELVQDSQEMEELMSLSPEKILLRWMNFQLKKGGFQRTVTNFSSDIKDSEAYACLLNVLAPECSAKPSPMSVKDLLHRARLVLEHADRMGCKRYLAPKDIVAGLQNLNLAFVAHIFQKRNGLSKQMKQVSFVDGVSDDAQVSREERSFRLWINSLGISTYINNVFEDLRNGWVLLEVMDKVAPGSVNWKFANRPPIELPFRKVENCNQVLKIGKEIKFSLVNIAGHDIVQGNKKLILAFLWQLMRYNILQLLKNLRFHSNGKEITDNDILLWANKKVKDSGRQSQIGSFKDRSLSSGIFFVNLLSVVEPRVVNWSLVTKGEKDEEKQMNASYIISVARKLGCSIFLLPEDVMEVNQKMMLTLTASIMYWHLKRPTSYSVDPDNSSLCETSSISTSDDSASESSIDDSGTR